A genome region from Hymenobacter tibetensis includes the following:
- a CDS encoding TolC family protein, whose product MRITIVSSLASCCIRGLHVLALLLLVAVQAQAQDPRLPTQKPGLEQAPLQTRQLAADRLPTDTARVFSLQDLADLVFANHPVVKQAALLSADAQAQVRQARGGFDPKLGSGFDRKLFGGTDYYNNWANELKVPIWPGGIDLKASYDRMVGTYVNPQYRTPLDGLAGVGLSVPLGQGLLIDARRSTLRQAQVLVEAAEADRVKQINEVWLQAAKDYWNWYYSAQQALLIQEGVQLADTRFRGTSRRALLGDQAPIDSVEAQITVQDRQVQAEQLQVELQNARLILSNHLWNRDAQPVELPRYAVPQMPPLTKVDSVQFKQLMELAADRHPTLVKLDAKIRQLGIEERYRREMLKPKLNVTGTLLSRGDFYRPEVPAYYEFGRDNYKLGVDFALPLFLRQERGKLQQTRLKVLDATLEQQQSRRTIANQVSGVYNTLKAYERQLQVQAQTITNQRTLLAAELQKFELGESTIFLINARETKLIDLRLKQESMRASYEKALAELYYYAGTRTLGAE is encoded by the coding sequence ATGCGGATTACCATTGTATCTAGCTTAGCCAGTTGCTGCATCCGCGGCTTGCATGTGCTTGCGCTCTTGTTGCTGGTGGCAGTTCAAGCACAAGCGCAAGACCCGCGGCTGCCCACCCAAAAGCCAGGGTTGGAGCAAGCGCCATTGCAAACCCGGCAGCTGGCCGCCGACCGTTTGCCGACCGACACGGCCCGCGTGTTTTCTTTGCAGGATTTAGCCGACCTGGTGTTTGCCAACCATCCGGTGGTGAAGCAGGCGGCCCTACTCAGTGCCGACGCCCAAGCGCAAGTCCGGCAGGCCCGCGGCGGCTTCGACCCCAAGCTTGGCTCCGGATTCGACCGGAAACTGTTCGGCGGCACCGACTACTATAACAACTGGGCCAACGAGTTGAAGGTCCCTATCTGGCCAGGTGGTATTGATTTGAAAGCCAGCTACGACCGGATGGTGGGCACGTACGTCAACCCCCAATACCGGACGCCGCTTGATGGGTTGGCCGGGGTAGGGCTGTCGGTGCCGCTGGGCCAGGGGCTCCTGATTGATGCTCGCCGCAGCACGTTGCGCCAAGCCCAAGTACTGGTAGAGGCTGCCGAGGCCGACCGGGTGAAGCAAATAAACGAGGTGTGGCTACAGGCCGCCAAAGACTACTGGAACTGGTACTACTCTGCTCAGCAAGCCCTTTTGATTCAGGAAGGCGTGCAACTGGCCGACACCCGCTTCCGTGGTACCAGCCGCCGCGCCCTGCTGGGCGACCAAGCCCCTATCGACTCGGTGGAGGCTCAGATAACGGTGCAGGACCGGCAGGTGCAGGCCGAGCAGTTGCAAGTAGAGTTGCAGAATGCCCGCCTCATACTTTCCAACCACCTCTGGAACCGCGACGCGCAACCTGTGGAGCTGCCTCGCTACGCGGTACCCCAGATGCCGCCCCTCACGAAAGTGGACTCCGTTCAGTTCAAGCAGCTTATGGAATTGGCCGCCGACCGCCATCCCACCCTCGTCAAGCTCGACGCTAAAATCAGACAGTTAGGCATTGAGGAGCGCTACCGCCGGGAAATGCTCAAACCCAAGCTGAACGTAACCGGCACCCTGCTTAGCCGCGGCGACTTTTACCGGCCCGAAGTGCCTGCCTACTACGAATTTGGGCGCGACAACTACAAGCTGGGGGTTGATTTTGCGCTGCCTTTGTTTCTGCGGCAGGAGCGCGGCAAACTGCAGCAAACCCGCCTCAAGGTACTAGATGCCACCCTGGAGCAGCAGCAAAGCCGCCGCACGATTGCCAACCAGGTCAGCGGGGTGTACAACACGCTAAAGGCTTATGAGCGGCAACTACAGGTGCAGGCCCAAACCATTACCAACCAACGCACCTTGCTCGCGGCGGAATTGCAGAAGTTCGAGCTAGGCGAAAGCACCATTTTCCTCATCAACGCCCGCGAAACCAAGCTCATCGACCTGCGGCTGAAACAGGAAAGCATGCGGGCCAGCTACGAAAAAGCGTTGGCCGAACTGTACTACTACGCCGGTACGCGCACTCTGGGCGCCGAGTAG
- a CDS encoding HlyD family secretion protein, with translation MLNLSNQTVDSTVWDEELHRSQAELLDPKGGRRLGRIFMVIGAVFVVILFLPWRQTIEGTGSLTTLSPQDRPQTVQNAIAGRIEHWNVREGQLVKKGDTLLTISEIKDEYFDPNLPERLREQLAAKRGNVNANVAKIQATDQQMSALRLTLTVQLEAARNRVTQAVNTVSIDSADLVAVNNFYQIALNRLARYEDGYKNGLFSLTDIETRRLKLQEDLAKVVAQRNKLLNSKQSLANAKIELANLRAKYEQDLAKTLSDRSSAVSSRASSEGEVSALRNKISNVEVRRGLYVVRAPQSGFVVRTLKAGIGETIKEGESIATLQPDAPVLAAEMYVRAMDVPLIQRGRPVRLQFDGWPAVQFSGWPSVAVGTFGGTVTVIDVVSTTNGKYRLLVRPDLQHGKDHQWPAQLRLGSGVYGWVILDSVPVWYEIWRQLNGFPPSLQAAPAEAPIKAKAENN, from the coding sequence ATGCTTAACCTGTCGAATCAAACTGTAGACAGCACTGTGTGGGACGAGGAGCTACACCGCTCCCAGGCAGAGCTACTTGACCCCAAAGGCGGCCGTCGGCTAGGCCGGATATTTATGGTCATCGGGGCCGTTTTCGTTGTCATCTTGTTTCTGCCGTGGCGCCAAACCATTGAAGGCACTGGCTCCTTGACCACTCTTAGCCCCCAAGACCGGCCCCAGACCGTACAGAACGCCATTGCGGGCCGTATCGAACACTGGAATGTGCGCGAAGGGCAGCTGGTGAAGAAAGGCGACACCTTGCTGACCATCTCGGAAATCAAGGACGAGTACTTTGACCCCAACTTGCCAGAACGCCTGCGCGAGCAGCTAGCTGCTAAGCGCGGCAACGTAAACGCCAACGTGGCCAAGATTCAGGCTACCGACCAACAGATGAGTGCCTTGCGCCTCACCCTGACCGTGCAACTGGAAGCCGCCCGCAACCGCGTAACCCAGGCCGTCAACACGGTATCCATCGACAGTGCCGATTTGGTGGCCGTCAACAACTTCTACCAGATTGCCCTCAACCGGCTGGCTCGCTACGAAGACGGCTACAAGAACGGCCTGTTTTCGCTCACCGACATCGAAACGCGGCGCCTGAAGCTACAAGAGGACCTGGCGAAAGTGGTGGCGCAGCGCAACAAGCTGCTGAACTCCAAGCAGTCGTTGGCTAACGCGAAAATCGAGTTGGCCAACCTGCGGGCCAAATACGAGCAAGATCTGGCGAAAACCCTGTCGGACCGCAGTTCGGCGGTATCAAGCCGGGCCAGCTCCGAGGGCGAAGTATCGGCGCTGCGCAACAAAATCAGCAACGTGGAGGTCCGGCGCGGCCTGTACGTGGTGCGGGCACCGCAGTCGGGCTTCGTGGTTCGTACGCTCAAGGCGGGTATCGGCGAAACCATCAAGGAAGGCGAGTCCATTGCAACGCTGCAACCCGATGCGCCGGTGTTGGCCGCTGAAATGTATGTACGCGCCATGGACGTACCCCTGATTCAGCGGGGCCGCCCCGTACGCTTGCAGTTCGACGGCTGGCCAGCGGTGCAGTTTTCGGGCTGGCCCTCCGTGGCCGTGGGCACCTTTGGGGGCACCGTCACGGTGATTGATGTGGTGAGCACCACCAACGGCAAGTACCGCTTGCTGGTGCGGCCCGACCTGCAACACGGGAAAGACCATCAGTGGCCGGCGCAGTTGCGCCTGGGTTCGGGGGTATACGGCTGGGTGATTCTGGACTCGGTGCCGGTATGGTACGAAATCTGGCGGCAGCTCAACGGCTTCCCTCCTAGCTTGCAGGCCGCTCCTGCCGAGGCTCCGATCAAAGCAAAGGCGGAAAACAACTAG
- a CDS encoding ABC transporter transmembrane domain-containing protein, protein MASKNLPLPPPTPWQRLTRMLDPERRSIRYILFYAVAIGLIGLTLPLGTQAVFNLLSTGAVFNSTYILIGVVVLGVLLAGFLLIGQMTMVEAIEQRLYAKAAIEFAYRLPRIKPEAFDGENPPELVNRFFDILTVQKSLSKVLIDLMFAGVQILFGIIVLSFYHPIFIGFGLLTLLILVLIYALNYRRALRTSLSESSEKYKTVAWLEEVAETLPAFRDNPVEQKRALQRTDELTAKYLHARNDHFKILKVYFRWSVVLRTLLTGGLLVAGTLFVVSRQMTLGQFVAAEVLIVQISNSIEKLVMGISTVFDMLTGVEKLAVVTDLPLDEAKAAVTHA, encoded by the coding sequence ATGGCTTCAAAAAATTTACCCCTTCCACCGCCTACTCCTTGGCAGCGCCTCACGCGCATGCTCGACCCAGAACGCCGCTCCATTCGCTACATCCTGTTCTATGCCGTAGCTATTGGTCTGATTGGCTTGACTTTACCGCTGGGCACGCAGGCAGTGTTCAACCTGCTTTCCACAGGCGCCGTGTTCAATTCCACTTACATCCTGATTGGGGTAGTGGTGCTGGGCGTGCTCCTAGCTGGTTTCCTGCTGATTGGCCAGATGACCATGGTAGAGGCCATCGAGCAACGCCTGTACGCCAAAGCTGCTATTGAGTTTGCGTACCGCCTGCCGCGCATCAAGCCCGAAGCGTTTGATGGCGAAAACCCGCCCGAGCTGGTCAACCGCTTTTTCGACATCCTGACGGTACAAAAAAGCCTCAGCAAAGTATTGATTGACTTGATGTTTGCGGGCGTTCAGATTTTGTTCGGCATCATCGTGCTGTCGTTCTATCACCCTATTTTCATTGGGTTCGGACTACTTACCCTGCTGATCTTGGTGCTGATTTACGCGCTGAACTACCGCCGCGCCCTCCGGACCAGCCTAAGCGAATCCAGCGAGAAATACAAAACGGTGGCGTGGCTAGAAGAGGTAGCCGAAACCCTACCCGCGTTTCGCGACAACCCGGTGGAGCAGAAGCGCGCCTTACAGCGGACCGACGAGCTAACCGCCAAATACCTGCACGCCCGCAACGACCACTTCAAGATCCTGAAGGTGTATTTCCGCTGGTCGGTGGTGCTGCGCACCTTGCTGACCGGAGGGCTGCTTGTGGCCGGTACGCTGTTCGTAGTGTCGAGGCAGATGACGCTGGGGCAGTTTGTGGCGGCCGAGGTGCTTATCGTGCAAATCAGCAACTCCATTGAGAAGCTGGTGATGGGCATTAGCACCGTGTTCGACATGCTGACGGGCGTTGAAAAACTAGCCGTAGTGACGGATTTACCCTTAGACGAAGCAAAAGCTGCTGTAACTCATGCTTAA
- a CDS encoding MBL fold metallo-hydrolase, with product MAPRPVYIRNEALKTIRPNYPGNKMIGAQFCNGEELYEPSFGTVLKWQTTKNPQKEEKKADTWVPEVVDCTAFLQSTDDGMVWLGHACFVLRIAGVTLLTDPVLFSSFGLRHRHALPCRVEDLTGINYLLLSHGHRDHLDAESIKQLARQNPTMQVLTSLRMAPLLRSMVAGIQVQEAGWWQQYDLGPQAPFELFYLPASHWHRRGLNDLNRVLWGSFLIRTPDFRTIYFAADTSMADHFEQIEKQFGPLDIVLMPIGAYKPPYMMQLSHVNPHEAAKAVNLLRAGHMVPMHYGTFDLSDEPASEPIREIKTVAHGGMLRGELHTPAVGELMRWQDWE from the coding sequence ATGGCTCCTCGCCCCGTCTATATTCGCAACGAAGCATTGAAAACCATCCGTCCCAACTATCCGGGCAATAAGATGATAGGGGCGCAGTTCTGTAACGGGGAGGAACTGTATGAGCCTAGTTTCGGTACCGTGCTGAAATGGCAAACCACCAAAAACCCGCAGAAAGAAGAAAAGAAGGCCGACACCTGGGTTCCGGAGGTGGTTGATTGCACCGCGTTTCTGCAGAGCACCGACGACGGAATGGTGTGGCTCGGCCATGCCTGCTTTGTGTTGCGCATAGCTGGGGTTACACTGCTCACCGACCCAGTGCTGTTTTCTTCGTTTGGCCTGCGCCACCGCCATGCCCTCCCCTGCCGGGTGGAGGACCTAACGGGTATCAACTACCTGCTGCTCAGCCACGGCCACCGCGACCATCTGGACGCCGAATCCATCAAGCAGCTGGCGCGCCAAAACCCGACGATGCAGGTGCTTACTTCTTTGCGCATGGCGCCGCTGCTACGTAGTATGGTCGCCGGAATACAAGTGCAAGAAGCTGGGTGGTGGCAGCAGTACGACCTGGGGCCACAGGCTCCATTCGAGCTGTTTTACCTGCCGGCTTCGCACTGGCACCGCCGCGGCCTCAACGACCTGAACCGCGTGCTGTGGGGGAGCTTCCTGATTCGTACCCCCGACTTCCGCACTATCTACTTCGCCGCCGATACTTCCATGGCCGACCATTTCGAGCAAATCGAGAAGCAGTTCGGGCCGCTGGATATCGTGTTAATGCCTATTGGGGCCTACAAGCCGCCCTACATGATGCAGCTTAGCCACGTCAACCCCCATGAGGCTGCCAAAGCCGTGAATCTGCTGCGGGCGGGCCACATGGTACCCATGCACTACGGTACCTTCGACCTCTCCGACGAGCCCGCTTCCGAACCAATTCGCGAAATTAAGACGGTGGCACACGGCGGCATGTTGCGCGGCGAGCTGCACACTCCCGCCGTAGGCGAGCTAATGCGCTGGCAGGACTGGGAATAA
- a CDS encoding MFS transporter: MPTPPLDRRLWLLYGIILLDVIAGAAIGPVMPEFVRGLPQPQLWLSIGTGVFLGVQLFSAPLLGRLSDGYGRRPIFIISAVGTLLANVLLLPVRAGLYFANRASDGLTNGMYATVRSAITDISPPERLFKNLGLEGAIISLGFVLGPMAAGVLLTSLHVPTALQATYVVRLAVGLAALNIGLTLLLRETHTQRNGVRGSELRAELGRSINPLTLWARLQEKDAANPGIRRIVLTQVALTLSTGYYFYFVPFMSLGELQMDARSISYFFMFFGVLSIALNYGFYTYLADRINQRRAIVWLAAVGTPVLAGYGLVGTSKVALFVLVFFDCLTLSLIQGLLEGLLARRTTEADRGEIFGLNQAFQGLASFGSTLICGLLSVLDLRLPWVWFALCLALVAVLARKRKPLPAAKAT, encoded by the coding sequence ATGCCCACCCCACCCCTCGACCGTCGCCTGTGGCTGCTCTACGGCATCATTCTGCTTGACGTCATTGCAGGCGCCGCCATTGGGCCCGTGATGCCAGAGTTTGTGCGGGGCTTACCACAGCCGCAGCTCTGGCTATCAATTGGGACGGGGGTGTTTCTAGGGGTGCAGCTGTTTTCGGCGCCCCTCCTGGGCCGGCTCAGCGACGGATATGGCCGACGCCCCATCTTTATTATATCGGCGGTGGGCACGTTACTAGCCAATGTGCTGCTGCTGCCCGTGCGGGCCGGCCTATACTTTGCAAACCGCGCTTCCGATGGCCTCACCAACGGCATGTATGCTACGGTGCGTTCAGCTATTACAGATATTTCACCGCCCGAGCGCTTGTTTAAAAACCTGGGGCTGGAAGGCGCTATCATTTCACTGGGATTTGTGCTTGGCCCTATGGCAGCCGGCGTGCTACTCACGTCGCTGCACGTGCCCACCGCGCTACAAGCCACTTATGTGGTGCGGCTGGCGGTAGGGCTGGCGGCCCTGAACATCGGGCTTACGCTGCTGCTGCGCGAAACGCACACCCAGCGCAATGGCGTACGAGGCAGTGAGTTGCGGGCCGAGTTAGGCCGTTCCATCAACCCGCTCACGCTCTGGGCCCGGCTGCAAGAGAAAGATGCTGCTAATCCTGGCATTCGGCGCATAGTGCTTACGCAAGTGGCTCTCACCCTTAGTACCGGCTATTATTTCTATTTCGTGCCCTTTATGAGTTTGGGAGAGCTCCAAATGGATGCCCGGTCTATTTCCTACTTTTTCATGTTTTTCGGCGTGCTTAGCATTGCGCTGAACTACGGCTTCTACACCTACCTCGCCGACCGCATCAACCAGCGACGGGCTATTGTGTGGCTGGCAGCAGTAGGCACCCCAGTGTTGGCCGGCTACGGCTTGGTAGGCACCTCGAAAGTGGCGCTTTTCGTCCTCGTGTTCTTTGATTGTCTCACGCTTTCCTTGATTCAGGGGTTGCTGGAAGGGCTGCTGGCCCGCCGCACCACGGAAGCAGACCGAGGCGAGATTTTCGGGCTGAATCAGGCGTTTCAGGGATTGGCAAGCTTCGGGTCTACGCTGATATGCGGCCTGCTGTCGGTGCTGGATTTGCGGCTGCCGTGGGTTTGGTTTGCGCTGTGCCTGGCATTAGTAGCCGTGCTGGCCCGCAAGCGAAAGCCCTTACCAGCTGCTAAAGCGACATAG
- a CDS encoding M61 family metallopeptidase produces MIRKTTAAFLLALPLAFCEPVAAQAPVAYDVSFPNAIHHEARIQVTFAQLPAGPLQVRMSRSSPGRYALHEFAKNVYDVQATDSKGKSLNVSRPDPYGWDVTGHDGTVTFSYTLFGDRTDGTYVGIDRRHAHLNMPATLAFARGLEQRPAEVKFELPAGWQVASQLRPDAAKGTWYAPHLQYLMDSPTSLGPQQTRSWQEQGRTVEMQVLHDGTEAELDSYVVLTKKVVKEAAAVFGELPEYDFGRYTFIANYLPQTSGDGMEHRNSTSLTSSRPLRGPAALDNLGTVSHEFFHSWNVERIRPQDLEPFDFERANMSSNLWFAEGFTQYYGELLLRRAGVYTDAEYCTEALSGIVDAMLTMPGPKRYSPVYMSQQAPFVDAAAIDPNNRSNTYLSYYYIGAGNALALDLQLRQNYKTDLDTYMRAVWQQHGKTQRNYAPAQPYTLRDLQRVLGEVAKDTAFAGQFFRQHIMGHELHKYDALLAPAGLLVRPARLGQATLAARLQFNPDSTATLGTTLLGSPLYTAGLDREDVLLKVEGQKPTSAKEMQKRLATHKPGDVVPVEYRTRDGVHTAQITLQQDNTLEVVPMPNATRKQLAFRKAWLAGKTK; encoded by the coding sequence ATGATTCGGAAAACTACTGCTGCTTTTCTGTTGGCGCTGCCGCTGGCTTTTTGTGAACCTGTGGCTGCGCAGGCACCCGTTGCCTACGACGTATCTTTTCCTAACGCCATCCATCATGAGGCGCGCATCCAGGTCACGTTTGCCCAGCTCCCGGCCGGGCCATTGCAGGTACGCATGTCCCGCTCTTCGCCGGGCCGCTATGCGCTGCATGAGTTTGCCAAGAATGTGTACGATGTGCAGGCTACAGACTCGAAAGGTAAGTCATTGAACGTTAGCCGTCCCGACCCATACGGCTGGGACGTAACCGGCCACGACGGCACCGTTACGTTCAGCTACACTCTGTTCGGCGACCGGACTGACGGCACCTACGTGGGCATCGACCGGCGGCACGCTCACCTCAACATGCCGGCCACGCTGGCTTTTGCTCGGGGCTTAGAGCAGCGTCCTGCCGAAGTGAAGTTCGAGTTGCCAGCTGGCTGGCAGGTGGCCTCGCAGCTCCGGCCCGACGCTGCCAAAGGCACCTGGTACGCGCCTCACCTACAGTACCTCATGGACTCACCGACCTCGCTGGGGCCGCAGCAAACCCGCAGCTGGCAGGAACAGGGCCGCACCGTTGAAATGCAAGTACTGCACGATGGCACCGAGGCCGAGTTGGATAGCTATGTGGTCCTAACCAAGAAAGTGGTGAAGGAAGCCGCCGCCGTGTTCGGGGAGCTGCCGGAGTACGATTTCGGGCGTTACACCTTTATTGCCAACTACCTGCCTCAAACCAGCGGCGACGGAATGGAGCACCGCAACTCCACCTCACTTACCAGCAGCCGTCCGTTGCGTGGCCCCGCCGCCCTCGACAACCTAGGCACTGTATCGCACGAGTTTTTCCATAGCTGGAACGTGGAGCGAATTCGTCCGCAGGACCTGGAGCCGTTTGATTTCGAGCGGGCTAACATGAGCAGCAACCTCTGGTTTGCCGAAGGCTTCACGCAGTACTACGGCGAGCTGTTGCTGCGCCGGGCGGGCGTATACACCGATGCCGAATATTGCACCGAGGCCCTGAGCGGCATCGTGGATGCCATGCTCACGATGCCGGGACCTAAGCGCTACTCGCCGGTGTACATGAGCCAGCAGGCGCCCTTCGTGGATGCCGCCGCCATCGACCCCAACAACCGCTCGAACACCTACCTGAGCTACTACTACATTGGCGCGGGCAATGCCCTGGCATTGGACTTACAGCTGCGCCAGAATTACAAAACTGACCTCGATACTTACATGCGCGCTGTGTGGCAGCAGCACGGCAAAACCCAGCGCAACTACGCGCCCGCGCAGCCCTACACCCTCCGCGACCTACAACGCGTGCTGGGCGAAGTAGCCAAGGATACCGCCTTTGCCGGGCAGTTCTTCCGCCAGCATATTATGGGCCACGAGCTGCACAAGTACGATGCCCTATTGGCTCCCGCCGGCCTGCTGGTGCGGCCCGCTCGCCTCGGCCAAGCTACCCTGGCCGCCCGCCTGCAATTCAACCCTGACAGCACCGCCACGCTAGGCACTACCCTACTAGGCAGCCCGCTCTACACCGCCGGCCTCGACCGGGAAGACGTATTGCTGAAAGTGGAAGGTCAAAAGCCCACCAGTGCCAAGGAAATGCAGAAACGCCTCGCCACTCATAAGCCCGGCGACGTGGTGCCCGTGGAATACCGCACCCGCGACGGGGTACACACTGCGCAAATCACGCTTCAGCAAGACAACACGCTGGAAGTGGTACCCATGCCCAACGCCACCCGCAAGCAACTCGCCTTCCGTAAGGCCTGGCTAGCCGGCAAGACGAAGTAA
- a CDS encoding class I SAM-dependent methyltransferase — protein sequence MSHPDAGFDRVATFYDPLSRLVYGKALLRAQQHALVAGLPPGAPHVLVIGGGTGWVVLELLRLRPAATILFLEASAQMLAGAQTQLLRQHPAAASQVEFWLGTEASLSNHDRFDAVVTFFFLDLFEPPRLRKLVAQLNTVRNPHAPWLLADFAPPQTWWQHSLLAAMYRFFRLTTGIRGQKLPPIREELARLGLRAEEPKQFFGEMVEAAVWRPQ from the coding sequence ATGTCACACCCTGATGCCGGCTTCGACCGGGTTGCAACCTTCTACGACCCGCTCAGCCGGCTCGTGTACGGCAAGGCCCTGCTACGGGCGCAGCAGCATGCGTTGGTAGCCGGTTTGCCGCCTGGTGCGCCGCACGTTCTGGTTATTGGGGGCGGCACAGGTTGGGTGGTGCTGGAACTGCTGCGGCTACGTCCTGCTGCCACCATCTTGTTTCTGGAAGCCTCAGCTCAGATGCTGGCCGGTGCCCAAACCCAACTGCTCCGCCAACACCCAGCAGCGGCCAGCCAAGTGGAATTTTGGTTAGGTACGGAAGCCTCGTTGAGTAACCACGACCGATTTGATGCTGTTGTTACCTTCTTTTTTCTCGATTTGTTTGAACCCCCACGCCTACGAAAACTCGTCGCGCAGCTTAATACGGTCCGCAACCCGCATGCGCCCTGGCTACTGGCCGATTTCGCGCCGCCGCAAACGTGGTGGCAGCACAGCTTGCTGGCGGCCATGTATCGGTTCTTCCGCCTCACCACGGGCATTCGGGGCCAGAAGCTGCCACCGATACGGGAAGAGCTAGCCCGGTTAGGCTTGCGCGCGGAAGAGCCGAAGCAGTTTTTTGGGGAGATGGTGGAAGCTGCCGTATGGCGCCCGCAGTAA
- a CDS encoding phosphatase PAP2 family protein yields the protein MRRILVFLTLFLTEFAITLVLGIAGVVGFLALGREVFDQDAATFDAEAFRWTRRLLGPRQEWVETVTFLASRNFITVIGCLLIDWFLLVRRHRWHSLLVPVVALGSITLNLALKQVYHRPRPLLPLVSASGLSFPSGHAMISASFYGLLIYLTYTYMQKSVWRWPIIGALALLIVLVGLTRVYLRVHYATDVLAGFTAGLVWLLVAIPVLKQVEIRLKKPLQLPEKQPE from the coding sequence ATGCGCCGCATATTAGTTTTCCTTACGCTGTTTCTAACCGAATTCGCCATCACACTGGTGTTGGGTATCGCTGGGGTGGTTGGCTTTTTGGCGCTGGGCCGGGAAGTGTTCGACCAAGATGCCGCCACCTTCGATGCCGAGGCATTTCGCTGGACACGGCGGCTGTTGGGGCCACGCCAAGAATGGGTGGAAACCGTCACGTTTCTGGCTTCCCGCAACTTTATCACCGTTATCGGCTGCCTGCTCATCGACTGGTTTCTGCTGGTGCGCCGGCACCGCTGGCACTCGTTGCTGGTGCCCGTCGTGGCGCTTGGCAGTATCACACTCAACTTGGCACTCAAGCAGGTGTATCATCGGCCGCGGCCGTTGCTGCCGTTGGTGTCGGCATCCGGCCTGAGCTTCCCCAGTGGCCACGCCATGATTTCCGCTTCTTTCTACGGCCTGCTGATTTATCTGACCTACACCTACATGCAAAAGTCGGTTTGGCGCTGGCCGATTATCGGGGCGCTGGCCCTGCTGATTGTGTTGGTTGGCCTCACCCGCGTTTACCTGCGCGTGCACTATGCCACCGATGTGCTGGCTGGCTTTACGGCTGGATTGGTATGGTTACTCGTTGCTATTCCGGTCTTAAAGCAAGTAGAAATTCGACTGAAAAAGCCGTTGCAATTACCTGAAAAACAGCCTGAATAG
- a CDS encoding phosphatase PAP2 family protein → MLALFSFLTVEVVLIGAVFTVSLLLFFYLTRVVFVAHSAQFDDWGFQQADKLRAFWSWLTPVARFVTFFASFPFLALAGILGPVVLRWRGHKREALEVFLAVLGASLFNQLLKTHYHRSRPSSALVFQPGLSFPSGHAMIGMALYGCLAWLLWRHRRHPVWAGLLVLWAVLIGFTRVYLHVHYPTDVLAGFAAGLLWLILLRTALRLWWREGKELGIEN, encoded by the coding sequence TTGCTCGCTCTGTTCAGCTTCCTGACCGTGGAAGTGGTTTTGATTGGTGCCGTCTTCACTGTGTCGTTGCTGCTTTTCTTCTACCTGACACGGGTGGTATTCGTCGCGCACTCGGCGCAGTTCGACGATTGGGGCTTCCAGCAAGCAGACAAGCTTCGGGCCTTCTGGTCGTGGCTAACTCCGGTGGCCAGATTCGTTACCTTTTTTGCCTCGTTTCCTTTTCTGGCACTAGCGGGCATTCTGGGCCCGGTTGTGCTGCGGTGGCGCGGCCACAAGCGGGAGGCGCTGGAGGTGTTTCTGGCGGTGCTTGGAGCGTCATTATTCAACCAGTTGCTTAAAACGCATTATCACCGGTCGCGCCCGTCTTCGGCGCTGGTGTTTCAGCCTGGCTTAAGCTTCCCCAGCGGCCACGCCATGATAGGCATGGCGTTGTACGGGTGTTTGGCGTGGTTGCTGTGGCGGCACCGTCGGCATCCTGTTTGGGCTGGCCTGTTGGTGCTGTGGGCCGTGCTCATTGGCTTCACCCGCGTGTATCTGCACGTGCACTATCCCACAGACGTACTAGCCGGTTTTGCAGCTGGCCTCTTATGGCTGATTCTGTTGCGCACGGCGTTGCGCTTGTGGTGGCGAGAAGGCAAGGAATTGGGAATTGAAAACTAA